A window of the Brumimicrobium sp. genome harbors these coding sequences:
- a CDS encoding metallophosphoesterase, with the protein MSYRYIILFTFTLLVLGVLDVYLVKSLKSTLSKKAYLILKWFIPLTTFLFLFDFVLQIIRGSQHIYNANTFINVTFGLSIGFFFTKLVMSIFFLIEDFVRIGYWAGKSISKQRKADFPSRRNFMKTLSLSAASIPLLGSIYAVTKGKYNYHVKRVELFLDRLPSSFDGLRVVQFSDFHAGSFDDHNQVKQGLALIREENPDVVLFTGDLVNNRAIEAHPYEDILKTIPAKYAKLAILGNHDYGDYIAFDNPEERQQNLEELEAIFQRTGFKLLKNENFQLDNGSDILDIIGVENWGTGPFPKYGDIDKASVGTNDTRFNILLSHDPDHWEYIIRKHPKFFDLTLSGHTHGAQMGVEIPGWKWSPVKYRYKRWLGLYKEDKRYLFVSKGFGFLGFPGRIGMWPEIVVFTLRKNSK; encoded by the coding sequence ATGAGCTATAGATATATAATCTTATTCACATTTACTTTGCTTGTTTTAGGTGTATTAGATGTTTACTTGGTAAAATCTCTTAAATCCACACTTTCTAAAAAAGCATATCTTATCTTAAAATGGTTTATTCCACTTACTACCTTTTTATTTTTATTTGATTTTGTATTACAAATCATTCGTGGCAGTCAGCATATTTATAATGCAAATACATTTATTAATGTTACTTTCGGACTTTCAATTGGATTTTTCTTTACAAAATTAGTTATGTCTATCTTCTTCTTGATAGAAGATTTTGTGAGAATTGGATATTGGGCAGGAAAATCTATTTCCAAACAAAGAAAGGCCGACTTCCCCAGTAGAAGAAATTTTATGAAAACACTTTCCCTATCTGCTGCTTCCATACCTCTATTAGGTTCCATTTATGCGGTAACTAAAGGAAAGTACAATTACCATGTAAAACGAGTGGAGTTATTTTTAGATAGACTTCCCTCCTCTTTTGATGGACTAAGAGTTGTTCAGTTTTCTGATTTTCATGCTGGTAGTTTTGACGATCACAACCAAGTTAAGCAAGGGTTAGCCTTGATACGGGAAGAAAATCCGGATGTAGTACTTTTCACCGGTGATTTAGTAAATAATCGTGCCATAGAAGCTCATCCGTATGAAGACATCTTAAAGACTATTCCTGCTAAATATGCCAAACTAGCTATTTTAGGAAATCACGATTACGGAGATTATATCGCATTTGATAATCCAGAAGAAAGACAGCAAAATTTAGAAGAATTAGAAGCTATTTTTCAACGAACAGGCTTTAAACTATTAAAAAATGAGAATTTTCAGTTAGATAATGGTTCTGATATTCTTGATATTATTGGTGTTGAAAATTGGGGAACAGGCCCTTTTCCAAAATATGGTGATATAGATAAAGCTTCTGTAGGCACAAATGATACTAGATTTAATATACTATTGAGTCACGATCCTGATCATTGGGAATATATTATACGCAAGCATCCCAAGTTTTTTGATCTAACCTTGAGCGGACATACACATGGAGCTCAAATGGGGGTAGAAATTCCCGGTTGGAAATGGAGTCCAGTAAAATACCGATACAAGCGTTGGCTAGGTCTTTACAAAGAAGACAAGCGCTACCTTTTTGTCAGCAAAGGCTTTGGATTCCTTGGCTTTCCTGGAAGAATTGGAATGTGGCCTGAAATCGTGGTCTTTACACTCCGTAAAAATTCCAAATAA